GCCTCGTCGCCGCCCTGGCCAATCGTCGAGGAGGTCCCGAGGCCCTGATCGCCGCCCTCGACGGCGCGAGCCTGCCGCCCGACGCCGCCAAGCTCGCCGCTCGGGCCGCCCGATCAGTCCGCCAAGACGATTCGTCACTTGCCGATGCCCTGAACCGTGCCGGCGGCCTCGACGCGGCTCCGAAACCGGCCACTCCTGAAGACGTGGCCTCGCTCGTCGCCGACCTCCGGACGCAAGGCGACGCCAATCGGGGGGAACGCATCTATCGACGTGAGGAGATGCAGTGCATCAAGTGTCACGCCATCGCCGGAGCAGGGGGGAAGGTCGGCCCCGGTCTCGAAAGCATCGGGGCCAGTGCGCCCGATGATTACCTGGTCGAGTCTCTCCTGCTTCCGAACACCGCCATCAAGGAAGGCTATCACGCCATCGTGGTCGCCACCGACGACGGCCGCATCCTCAACGGAATTCCGATTCGAGAGACCGCCGATCAACTGGTCCTGCGCGATGCTGAAGGGGCCGAAATCGCCATTCCGGCCTCGTCAATCGAGGAGCGGGCCCTCGGTGGATCGCTCATGCCGAACGGCCTGGTTGACCCACTGACCCGAGCCGAGCTGCTCGACCTCGCCGCCTTCCTCTCGGCAATGGGAGAGCCCGGCCCCTTCGCGATCGGCACCGAGGTGGTCGCTCGATCCTGGGAGGTCGTCGTGCCCGACGGTCCGAGCGGCGAGGCAATCCGCCGTACTGGCCTGGAAGAAGCGGTGGCCAATAACGACCCGCGGTTTTCCTGGCAAACCGTCACCACTCGTGTCTCCGGCAGCTTGCCGATCGATGAGCTTCCGAGCCTGACCCCCTATCATCAGGCCCCTCCCTTGACGATCGCCCGTCTCTGGTTCGACACCTCGGCGGAAGGTCCGGTCCGTCTCCGTCTCGATTCGGCCGAGGGGCTGCTCGTCTGGCTCGACGGCTCTCCCCTCGACCCGAGCGAGGTCATGGAGCCAACCGTCTCGGCCGGGCGTCACTGGCTCTCCGTCGTCATCGACCGTTCGGCAAGATCGGAGGAGGGCATCCGCGTTTCCTTCGAAGACGTGCCCGGCTCCCCCGCCCGTGCCCAGCCTGTGACGGGCATGGGAAACGGATCGTAAATATCCTCTCATCAGATTGTGCCGAGAACCGGGTTCCTCGCCGTGCGCCTTGCGGACGAAGGGATCGCGGTTCTCAGCCCCGAGTTCTGTACGTCAAACGGCCATCAAGGCCGGATCAAGGCCAGGCCCGACTCCCGGTCGGGCACCTTGTGCAGGTGCTCTGGCTGCTCGTCGATAATGACCTCGAGCGTCGGGCGGACCCGACCCGATTTCAGGTGCCCGCCGACCGTCGAGCCGTCGCGACGTCCGAGCACGACGTGGACGTGCACGGCCGGTTCCTCGCCATCAAGCGCTATGTCGCCCAGCAGAGAGAGGACCTCGGTCTGCTCGCGGACTGGGATCGGCTCGTATTCCTTCGACTCCCAGTGGAAATAGGCGAGTGTCGCCTCCTGAAGCGCGCCGATCGCGGTGATCCGGGAACCGCGCAGATCCATCGAGCGAGCGAAATCGAGCAAGCCCGACATCACCTCGTCGCCCGTCTCAAAGATCAACGCATACGTGCGCAATCCGTGATCTTCATGCAAGAGCTTGTGTTTCATCGGCCTTGATCCTCCGAGAGCGCGTAGGCCAGGGCACCACCCAGTGCCCCGCCGAACAGGACCGCGGCCCCCGTAGCCACGGCCAGGGGTGCCCATTGCGGCGTCGGGTTCCAATGCCCGAGCGGTTCATACGCCCGCTCGGGGAACGGCCTGCGAGGTCCGTCCGGCCCTTCGTGCAAGGCCATCTGCAACACCTGGGCGGTGTGCAGGGCCCCGCGGTCCGTCAGGTGGGCCACCTGCTGCCGACAACTGAACCCGTCGGCGATGACCAGATCCATCGGGGCGGCCTCGCGTACCTTCGGCGCGAGCACTCGTTCTCCGGCTCCCACAGAAACCTCGTATTTTTCCGGCTCGTAGCCGAACGATCCCGCCAGGCCGCAACATCCCGAATCGAGCCGGTCGAAGTCGAGCCCGGTGTGGGCCAGGACCTCCATCTCCGACTCCAGGCCCATGATCGCCTCGTGATGGCAGTGGCCGTGCAAGATCGCCTTGAGGTTTAGCTGCGGAGGTTCATAACCGTTTGCGCCATCGCGTAAGAACTCTCCCAGCGTGAAGGTCTGTTTGGAGAGCGATCGGGCCAGGTGATCGCGTGGGAACAGTTCCATCATCTCATCGCGGAAGACGGAGACGCAGCTTGGCTCCAGCCCGACAATTGGGATCCCGGCCCGGATCTCGTCGTGGAGCGTGCTCAGGATCTGCTTGAGCATCCCTTGCGCCGTTTCCAGGAACCCAAAGTCATACAGCGGCCTGCCGCAACAAAGGGGAGTCCGGGGCGACAGGACCTCGAACCCGGCATGCTCCAGCACCTCGACGGCCGCAATCGCCGTCTGCGGGTGGAAATGGTTGTTGAAGGTGTCGGCCCAGAGGATCACCGGCGACTTGCCCACGTTCCGGGGGGGCCGTCTCGCCCACCACTGGCGAAAGGTGAACGGCGCAAACGCCGGCATCTCCCGATGGGTCGTGATCCCCCCCATCGCCTGGGCCAGCTTGCCGATCCCCGGGGCCTGGGCCAGGGCGTTGGCCAGGTTCGGGGCGGCCGAGGCGACACGAGCCCACCAGTGGATCAACCCCATCGAATACGCCGCCCTCGGGCGCAACCGCCCCTTGTAATGATGATACGTGAATTCCGCCTTGTACGTGGCCATGTCCACGCTCATCGGGCATTCGTTCTTGCACGCCTTGCACGCCAGGCAAAGTTCGAGCGCCTCCTTGACCTCCTCGCTCTGGAAGCCGCCCTCGATGGTCTCGCCCCGGAGCATCTCGTTCAGCAGGTGGGCCCGACCGCGAGTGGAGTGCTTCTCCTCGCGAGTCACCATGTAGCTCGGGCACATCGTCCCCGTGTCCTTCCGGCACTTACCCACCCCCACGCACCGCTCGGTCGCATAGGCCAGGCTCCCGTGATCCTCCGTGTATTTGAAGATGGTGGGCGGGTCGTCGGGCCGGTAATTCGGCCCGAGCCGGAGGGCCTCGTCGGGCGCGAACGGATCGACAACCTTCCCGGGGTTCATCTTCCCCATCGGGTCCCAGATCGACTTGAACTCCCGGAAGGCCTGGACCAGCTCGGGGCCGAACATCTTCGGCAGCATGGCCGACTTGGACTGGCCGTCGCCATGCTCTCCCGTGAACGAGCCCTTGTAACGGGCGATCAGGTCGGCGGCCGAATCGAGGAACGACCGGTAGGTCCGGACTCCTTCGGGATTGGAAAAGTCAAAGGTGATTCGCGTGTGCACGCATCCCTGGCCGAAATGCCCGTACAACGCCCCGTGATACTCATATCGGTTGAGCAACTCCCGGAAATCGCGGAGATAGTCACCCAGGACCTCGGGGGCGACCGCCGCATCTTCCCACCCTTCCCAGGTATCGGGCAGGCCGGGGACCCGGGCCGTGGCCCCCAGCCCCGACTCCCGGAGGTGCCAGATGAGATGCTGCTCGTCCGGATCGGACACCACCTTCATCGCCGGACGGTCCCGCCTGGCCTGCAACGCCCGCTTCACCGCCTCTGCCTTGGAAACGGCCTCCTCATCCGTCTCCCCGCCGAACTCGGCGAGCAGCCAGCCGTTGCCCTTCGGGAGGTGGGCTACATCCTCGACGTTCATATCCTTCTTCAGCATGTCAT
The DNA window shown above is from Tautonia marina and carries:
- a CDS encoding PPC domain-containing DNA-binding protein encodes the protein MKHKLLHEDHGLRTYALIFETGDEVMSGLLDFARSMDLRGSRITAIGALQEATLAYFHWESKEYEPIPVREQTEVLSLLGDIALDGEEPAVHVHVVLGRRDGSTVGGHLKSGRVRPTLEVIIDEQPEHLHKVPDRESGLALIRP
- a CDS encoding FAD-binding and (Fe-S)-binding domain-containing protein, yielding MSINSTSTPDVQIGAGPDSYAREVDIRGLERTLLDRVDGEVRFDAGSRALYASDGSNYRHVPIGVVVPRTLDAVIETITACRYYGVPIVGRGGGTSLTGSVIGVAVIVDFSKYLNRTNWIDVEARRASVQPGKVYDHLNDELKPCGLIFPPDTSTHEYNAIGGMLGNNSCGVHSIMGKGTGRTSDQVHELDVLTYDGARMTVGPTSDEEYDRIVARGGRKAEIYRKLRRLRDKYADLIRERYPKIPRRVSGYNLDDLLPEKGFHVARSLVGSEGTCVTILGATLELVQNPLHRALLVLGYRSIYEAADHVMAIMEYGPVGLEGIDQILHDDMLKKDMNVEDVAHLPKGNGWLLAEFGGETDEEAVSKAEAVKRALQARRDRPAMKVVSDPDEQHLIWHLRESGLGATARVPGLPDTWEGWEDAAVAPEVLGDYLRDFRELLNRYEYHGALYGHFGQGCVHTRITFDFSNPEGVRTYRSFLDSAADLIARYKGSFTGEHGDGQSKSAMLPKMFGPELVQAFREFKSIWDPMGKMNPGKVVDPFAPDEALRLGPNYRPDDPPTIFKYTEDHGSLAYATERCVGVGKCRKDTGTMCPSYMVTREEKHSTRGRAHLLNEMLRGETIEGGFQSEEVKEALELCLACKACKNECPMSVDMATYKAEFTYHHYKGRLRPRAAYSMGLIHWWARVASAAPNLANALAQAPGIGKLAQAMGGITTHREMPAFAPFTFRQWWARRPPRNVGKSPVILWADTFNNHFHPQTAIAAVEVLEHAGFEVLSPRTPLCCGRPLYDFGFLETAQGMLKQILSTLHDEIRAGIPIVGLEPSCVSVFRDEMMELFPRDHLARSLSKQTFTLGEFLRDGANGYEPPQLNLKAILHGHCHHEAIMGLESEMEVLAHTGLDFDRLDSGCCGLAGSFGYEPEKYEVSVGAGERVLAPKVREAAPMDLVIADGFSCRQQVAHLTDRGALHTAQVLQMALHEGPDGPRRPFPERAYEPLGHWNPTPQWAPLAVATGAAVLFGGALGGALAYALSEDQGR